Below is a genomic region from Eupeodes corollae chromosome 1, idEupCoro1.1, whole genome shotgun sequence.
CCGAATTCGCCTCAGTTTTGAACGCTGAAGCATTTGCCATTTTTCAAGCCACTAAGTCCATAATGAGTGACCGAAGATAACACAACACTAACCCTATATCTGAAATCAGATATCAACTCAATAAATCGCCAAACAATATTAAGTTAATGTGGACTCCTGGACATTCCGACATTCAGAGAAACCACTATGCTGATATTGCTGCTAATTCGACCAAAAACTCCGAGATTTTTAGCTTTAATACCCACACCAATAGATTTGCtgaaacatatacaaaaagcacctaaaatcaacaaaaaacacCAATGGAGATTATACCACCATCACTCCAAGAAAGTTAACCTAaataaactcaattttatttatatttatcagaagttttatttttttcatctttttttgagcATTTTTTCACAGAAGTTTATATCTCGGTACACCCGACAAACTTTTCCAAATCCAAAATCACTAACTTTGTAGACTTGGACGCACATCAGCTTCTCACCAGCACCAACACCAGATTGGACCTCAACCATGTTTTAGAATTGTAATCTATGAAATACTTCAAAATCCTAGCTTAACTAACATATGTATAGAAAATATCCGATTTACTAGACAACGCAAATAGTCTCCACAGATAGCCTCGTTAGTCTACCattcacttttaattttaattacttattaagaaataatatttggtaataataataatataacaataATTGAATACTCGATGTTAATTCCGAGTATCCAATCAAATGTTGAATGCAATTCATTAcacatttcaagaaaaaaaaatcataacgaAAATGTGAACATGtcgagaaaaaaaatcataacgaAAATGTATGTGGGTTTATTTTAGGGTATACCCTTACATGAAAACATATTCAAAACATCCCTAAATCTagctttttttgtgttgaaagcTGTTATAATGTTTTCTGAGCTTACAACgcaaattttgattgtttttattttgtattaaattaattttattattatttcgttgtAGAACGAGGacgtttatttacaaaaaaaaaatgataaaaacaaaaaatgtaggaCATAgccctacaattttttttacaaaacttcgaATTTGtgcgaaaagaaaaaagatgcgtattttatattaattaaacaacatttttcaactaaaatgtattttgttgcgAATTTAATTTGCTACAATTTTATGGTACATTTTATCTTCAAATTACAAGAAATACAACAGTTATTTCGATAGTATTATAATTTCGAAGTAGAtaacctttttgatttttactcAAAATGATGTAAAGGTTTTCTGTTCCTGATttgttaaaagtatttttagcaATGTCCCACACAAATCCTCACAATTCGTTGATTCTTCTACTTCTCCTTCAAAATTGTACATATTGTTTATTACTATCCTAGTATTGAGACAGTCTCGAGTTTTTACGAAATAAAATGGCGatcattgattttattatttattctgcAAGAAAGATACATCTaattgtatttacaaaataacagttttaagatacaaatattgtttctgaaattaattttaataaacccATAAAAACTGTCCAGTAACAGCTCAGACACAAATGTTAGGTTGACCTGTGTTATAAATACCGAAATTTGTAATACCATTATAatcagttttcaaaatttatttctgaTTCCCTTTATGAATTACTAAAGTGCAGGAAactcattattttaatttactttaaatttgaataattttatacgAGGCATTTAAATACGtaataactttttaacaaagagaatacaaataataataatcataaattAAGTTACTCACCTTCCTGacctttaaatatttatataaatgtcaatttcaGATAAACaactaggtttttttttttgtataagttatcaaacattttattgcaattttctTAGTTGCGGTACTTTATCTAATTAGGTATGattaaagttttatgaaaaaatgtccTTTACAATGCGACTAACTATATTCGTATCTTATGTCTTTGAGTATGTAtagaaaaaagtgaacattttgtttgagaacaaaacaaaaataatattaagtgCGATTGGGAACAAAAgttaatttacttatttaacTAACAAtacttgcaaacaaaaaatacaccaAACGCAAATAGTGAAAAACTTAAGATGCGACATTtgaaagtgaaacaaaataatgatttttacagaaaattatttgtttttacttcttcCCCAACAACTTATTCATGGCATTGGTCTGTTTTCCTATTTTCAAATCGACATCTTCTATTCTGTAATTCATATTGTCCAGCAAATCGTTTTGCGATTCGATTTCTCCCCTCATATCGGTGGCCAGACCTTTGAGACGGGACAAACTGTCACACATGTTTTCGAGATTTGATTGGAGAGCCGTATCAAATTCTCCTTTCTGTTCCACGTATCTCTGTTGCCCTTGGATGTTGTCAGACCGAATTCTATTGACGGGATGGTTCTCGAAGACTTCATCGGGAGACACTGGTGCCGAGGACGAAGGTAAGTCTTCGCCTAAGGCGCTTCCACTTGGCGAGGATGCAGTGCGAGGACTCATGTTATCACGATTGCCAGAAAGATAGTTTTTAAGGCCACCAAAGACACTCTTGAGGCCATTTAAATGACGCTGACTGAATCGAAGGGTCGAGTTGATTTCCTCTATCTGCCGGGAGGTCTTCTCCAGCTGTTCGCGTTGTTTCGCAAGTTCTGAAGCGGTAGCCTTGCCGACTTCCTCAGTTTCACACAAAAGACCTAAAGTAGGCGGAGAACGATAAAACAATAGACAAAAGTTATTTACTCAAAATGTTCTTACCTAAGCTCCTATTCGATGATTGCAAAGTACGTTCTTCGATTTCTTTGCGTTTTTGT
It encodes:
- the LOC129939860 gene encoding synaptosomal-associated protein 29; amino-acid sequence: MSSENNYLQPVNNHFNDDNDDDVDDDAFLANSRTQHNPKKSTNPFVDDVQQVYEQKRKEIEERTLQSSNRSLGLLCETEEVGKATASELAKQREQLEKTSRQIEEINSTLRFSQRHLNGLKSVFGGLKNYLSGNRDNMSPRTASSPSGSALGEDLPSSSAPVSPDEVFENHPVNRIRSDNIQGQQRYVEQKGEFDTALQSNLENMCDSLSRLKGLATDMRGEIESQNDLLDNMNYRIEDVDLKIGKQTNAMNKLLGKK